Genomic DNA from Danio rerio strain Tuebingen ecotype United States chromosome 22, GRCz12tu, whole genome shotgun sequence:
AGCTGAGTTTAATATTACTAagtactaaatattaaatattaataagaaCAAATTGTACAAATGTATGCTATAAATGTTAGTAATGTAATAACTACTTGCTAAATATGTCTAACAACAGTCTAAGAAAACATTCAAGAGAGACAACTGGACATAGAAATTTATTCAGAAGTTTTgtatgtaaataagtgtgtaaaatttCACAAACTCCAAAAAAAAACTGAGCTTAAGCTTGTACATAAATGCTGTTGTTCTGCTCACTGTATACTGGTTtcatttctcacaaacatttaaTAACAGTTAAAGAAGCTCACCGTTACAGGTTGGTGTTTCCCATGTACCATTGTTGCATTTTATAGAAGGTGTACTTGATATGAATCCTGGATCACAATCAATTTCAGCGGTTTCTTGATCTTTAAGTTTAAGTTTTCCATTCTGAACACTGGGGAAAGCACCACATTCTTCCTTCCCTGTAATGAAAGATGACAGAAAACACTTTTGAATACATTATCAACTATTTCACACCTGAGACTGAGATTAATCAAACTCACGGATGCACAGAGGAACATCAGACCAAGAGCCTTTAACACACGTCACTGAACTCCACCATTCTCCATTGAATGGTTTGTAACCCTTGTTGCAGGCGTAAAAGATTACTGTTTTGTTTAGGGGTTGACTAAACCCATTTTTCACATGTACATCAGGGCACACTTCTTGCTTTGCTGCAATAAAACAGTTTCAAGACACTTCAGATctcttatttaaaatgttttaagcaaTCTACAATTATTTGTTTGAATAATGAAGAAGTTATTTTGGCTTTCAGTGGAATTAATGGCAGCAATCTTACAAACCAGTGCACTGCTGTAAACCTGTCCATTGAGCTTGGTGATCACAAGTGATTTGGACAGTTTCTTCAGGTTCAAATCCCGGATTACATTTATATCGTATTGTTGAATTAGTGCTGTAACTTTGTCTTAGATCTCCTATAATTTTTGCATTTGGGATATCAGGTCTTGCACACATTCCTGTAAAACAGTactaatttgaatttatttttgcaaatgagaaacaaaaatgttgaaaacaccACAACATCCACCACCACCACAATGTCCTCCAAAAGTTGGTGGACAAATGCTGGTTATGTGGAGGTTCACATGTAATCACTGAAACATGATTTGAGATCTTTTAATAGCATCCAGTAATGTCATAACCAAATCCAGAAGTGTTCTTAAATAATCTTACCTTCACAACCAGGATTAGAGTCCCACGTCCCATCATCTTGACATGCAAATGTTTTGATGGTTTCTTTGGATCTAAACCAGGTTTTTTCAGTGCAGGTGATTGTCAATCTTTCTCCAGCTCTGAAAATAGTTTTTCCCTCTGGGACGACCCTTTTCACCTCATAGTTTGAAGTAAGCTCACAAGTTACAGCTGTAAAAGGAGTACAAAGttatatggaaaaaaaataataaataaattaaaaaacctCAATTAAACTGTTCAAACTGTTCAAtttgttgacaaaaaaataagtatttcagaaacattttaaatgttttaagagcTATTGTGTTTGTTCAATTGCTATATAAACAGccagaaatgttaaaaaaataaaatattattacattttgtcaACTTAATCAAATATTGGTGTGCTGACTGCATTCATCAAGCTCTGCCATAAAGGTAAAAGTCAGACTAAAGTCAAACTAATTTTTAGTTTTCAGCAATATAACCACATGTGTCAACTTCTTCATTTGGTATGTGAGGTGTTGTGCATGTCACCTCTGGGTTCAAAGAAAAAATACAAGAACAACAAAATGTAAGTTGTATTGAATAAAGCACAAATGCTTAACCAAATAAAGCAAAAGTGAATGAATCTATGCACTTTGAACGCGAAGCACTCCAGCCACGTCTGTGAATGTATCTACTATCTATCTTATTGACAGGAGATTAACTTTCAAATTGAATAACTTCACCATATTTCCCCTCCTTTGTGTTGCCCGATGCAATCAAATCTCTGTCTATATGAATGGCTGGACATTTCACAGCTAGACaaaatttaaaaatctgtaaaaaatctaaaataattctgTAAATTCTCTTTAGTAGTTTATGAGACTAACATAAGTGTATGACTGagaaaatcaaaagaaaataGTGAGGAAAAAAAGCAAACCTTCACACACAGGGATGGCATTGTCCCATCCTTGAGATCTGCAGGTACGGTGATTGATTCTGCTTTTCATTTTATACCTGTCAACATGTTTTAACTCTTTAGAAGTTTCAAGGAATGTTAAACTGAGGATGACAGTGATGTTATATAATAGAAACAAAGGCATAAGACCATAATACCCTTTCTTGCAAGTATACACCACCGTTGTTCCAAATACATACTCCGTCCCATCTAAAAGTTTAAAATCAGCGTTTGCTGCTTCCCCTGGATGACTGCACCTTTTCTCTATTAAAATCAAATGAGTTTACATAATGTCATTCATTCTATAAGCCACCAAAAAATGATTTGATCACATTGATTTTTTGTCTTACTTGCACATGGTCGCGCAATGTTTTCACTCCACTTTCCGTCTTCACACCTTAATCTGTACATGCCAGTATACCCTGTCTGGCAGGTCACTCTTACTGTTTTTCCATCAGGATATGACCATTCTAAAACTGGTTCTACATTTTCATAGTTAATGTCAGTTCCAAGACAATCTATAGGGCACAAATAAACACTACACTTTACACAGATTTAACTgtcatatgcatgcacacacaaaatattttgaaaagtgcATTTATAGTACACAATATAACATTGAAGGATTGTAAGTATTTAAGTGCAAAATATAACAATTTCAAATCAATAGAATTTTAATTAACTGGACTGAAAGTTATACTTACCTTCACACTGGCCACAATTCAAGCACAACAACCAAACAACGAAGCCCAGGAGTTTTGCAGGAACATTCATTTTGAGCTCAATTCACAAGTAGCTTTTTTGTTGGTCTGTTCCTGAACCTCTTGTCATTCTGGAGATCAGCAAGTTAATCATTTACCAAAGTCAAAAGAAGTTCAGTCTTACACCACAGCTCTCTGTGGTCAGGCAAtatttcctgtaaaaaaaaatgttgtagcaATTCATATTACCGTAGAAAGATTATCATAGAAAACTGAGATCTCTtgaatcacacacaaaaaaacctaGAACACTGTCCAACCCTTAATGGATTCTTAGTTCAGTCCTCATCTTCAGTCAAAAATTTGGTGGTGATTTTTGATAGCAACCTTTCGTTTGAAGGCCAGATTTCAAGCAtctgtaaaactgcatttttacGTCTTAAAAATGTTGCCAAGACATATGCTATCAATGtctgatgcagaaaagcttattcatgcttACATGACCTCTTGGCTAGACAGTTGTAAtgtgttactaggtggttgcccTGTTGGCATAATTTACAAATTTCAGCTAGTTCAAAATGCAGCcgctagagtgctttctagaacaaaGGAACATGATCAAATTACTTCAGTTCTTTCATCATTGCATTGGCTCCCTATTAAATAtcgtataatttttaaaattgtattgacTACCTACAATGCCTTGAACTGCTTATCtccccagtatttgagggagctcctggtgtattacAGCCCGTCATGTCCACAACGCTCAATTAAGTCTGGATAACTGATTTTTCCCAGAATAGCAAAATCCACTTGTAACCCGGATAACCCAGGTTACTAGTTGGTAGTACACAGCaatagaaaaaatagaaatacccttataaatatgagaaaaaacaCTGGCAGAATActtgattaaataatatacattaaaattatttatttgtataaataatttataaaagagtATTATACAGCATTCAAGGGAGTAGTGCTTTAGAATGACATCATCGTGCCTTCTGCTATAGCAGCAGAACAACtttacaaacaataacaaatctctcTTGTCTGTTAGTTTGTGTTtactgttgctatggtgattcagtgttTGCAAGGGAGTGAGAGAAGTAAGTTGTTATTGTATTATCAGTAGAAAATTATTAGATTTATATCTTTTAATGTTCTAAACTCGTATTAACTGTGCAATTTTACCATTAATAAGATGCTGCAatgatttatgtaatatatttttgattaaggATTGAGAGAAAAAGCGTCATTTGTATAtgagagtgaaatctgcacacgagtgccacctggagttttcctgGGTTTTCGCTTTGATTTTGAGTGATTTCCTTGGctgggttttttgtgtgtgtcgaaGCATCTGTGATGAGTCCCTAATTCACGTTGGACTCGAGGAGAAACTTACGGCGAGCCACCCACGGAACCGACTCTCCTGTTAGACTGTGTGTTTGTGCCACCGGACTGGTAGGAGAGTTCTTTTGATTGTTTGGAGAAACGAGACTCGGACTCATCGCGACCTTCCGGTTTTCCTTCTTACTTTTCCTAAAATCCTCAACGGAAAACCTTTACTGGAACTGAGCTAAGAGAATCAACAGTTCTCTTTCACGAAATCCTTGGTATTGAACTGTGAACGGCAAACGGTGGAACGAATCATCTAAAAGCGAAACAAATCTTTTGGACAGCAAACCGAATCTTTTGGGTAGCGAACGATTCATTTGAACAGAGTAACGATCTTTTGAACAGGGAGGTGATTCATTTGAACCGTGTATTGATTCTTTGAACAGAGAGGTGATTTATTTGAGCACATTAATGATTTATTGAGTTAAAAGTGTGAATATTGAATTATAGCCTGCATTTGAGTAGAGTTGgtataattattattgatttatttctttattttcagaGTACAGAGTATTTTTTATCACAAATTTATTGccttctttactttgttttatacaAAGGGTAACACAGTGTTGTAGCTttctaagatttttatttttattttgtacaagTGTTTGAAATTTCTCAACTGTCTTGATCACAACTttgttttaactgtatattgacTTCACGTTCATCTgtgtaaagaaaaaaagagaaaactatttacttttcattattataatttataatcgaacctatatatacataaatacttatGCTTATTGGACAGAAATTCACAAACTCATAACATATTTctaattatataaactatattgaAGGAAAAAACTGACTGTGTCTGATTATTCACTCACCTGCTGTGCTGCTTTTCTCTCTCCAGTAGCCGTTCTTTCTCTTCTGACCAATTGGCCCACATTGAAAAATACGCTATCGCGACAAATCAATCGTACTTGCTACACACTGTAGGTggtagatctttctcatatctggcacctaaactcgGGAACAGCCTTCATAGCACAGTTTGGGAAGCAGACACAGACTGTCAGTTTAAatctagattaaagacacatctctttgcattagcatacacataaaacacaattgtttttttttttttttatccaaatcctctacagcaggggtcaccaatctcggtccaggagggccggtgtccttgcaG
This window encodes:
- the cfhl2 gene encoding complement factor H like 2 isoform X2, giving the protein MNVPAKLLGFVVWLLCLNCGQCEDCLGTDINYENVEPVLEWSYPDGKTVRVTCQTGYTGMYRLRCEDGKWSENIARPCAKKRCSHPGEAANADFKLLDGTEYVFGTTVVYTCKKGYKMKSRINHRTCRSQGWDNAIPVCEAVTCELTSNYEVKRVVPEGKTIFRAGERLTITCTEKTWFRSKETIKTFACQDDGTWDSNPGCEGMCARPDIPNAKIIGDLRQSYSTNSTIRYKCNPGFEPEETVQITCDHQAQWTGLQQCTAKQEVCPDVHVKNGFSQPLNKTVIFYACNKGYKPFNGEWWSSVTCVKGSWSDVPLCIRKEECGAFPSVQNGKLKLKDQETAEIDCDPGFISSTPSIKCNNGTWETPTCNGDICPPPPYIENGSHFSRNPDDKMPTEVYYECQAYYVLSERKQYYRCENGRWRTPPKCLKPCQITQDILEAHNMRPDQQTGYIKHGDYVDYYCQHRLIVRTGHYKKATCSDGKLEIESCE
- the cfhl2 gene encoding complement factor H like 2 isoform X1 is translated as MNVPAKLLGFVVWLLCLNCGQCEDCLGTDINYENVEPVLEWSYPDGKTVRVTCQTGYTGMYRLRCEDGKWSENIARPCAKKRCSHPGEAANADFKLLDGTEYVFGTTVVYTCKKGYKMKSRINHRTCRSQGWDNAIPVCEAVTCELTSNYEVKRVVPEGKTIFRAGERLTITCTEKTWFRSKETIKTFACQDDGTWDSNPGCEGMCARPDIPNAKIIGDLRQSYSTNSTIRYKCNPGFEPEETVQITCDHQAQWTGLQQCTAKQEVCPDVHVKNGFSQPLNKTVIFYACNKGYKPFNGEWWSSVTCVKGSWSDVPLCIRKEECGAFPSVQNGKLKLKDQETAEIDCDPGFISSTPSIKCNNGTWETPTCNEGVRCGIPPYVDNSVIISKPEVVYIHGSSVTYTCRSPFVMIGKSTVFCSNGKWEETPTCEGDICPPPPYIENGSHFSRNPDDKMPTEVYYECQAYYVLSERKQYYRCENGRWRTPPKCLKPCQITQDILEAHNMRPDQQTGYIKHGDYVDYYCQHRLIVRTGHYKKATCSDGKLEIESCE
- the cfhl2 gene encoding complement factor H like 2 precursor (The RefSeq protein has 5 substitutions compared to this genomic sequence); translation: MNVPAKLLGFVVWLLCLNCGQCEDCLGTDINYENVEPVLEWSYPDGITVRVTCQTGYTGMYRLRCEDGKWSENIARPCAKKRCSHPGEAANADFKLLDGTEYVFGTTVVYTCKKGYKMKSRINHRTCRSQGWDNAIPVCEAVTCELTLNYEVKRVVPEGKTIFRAGERLTITRTEKTWFRSKETIKTFACQDDGTWDSNPGCEGMCARPDIPNAKIIGVLRQSYSTNSTIRYKCNPGFEPEETVQITCDHQAQWTGLQQCTAKQEVCPDVHVKNGFSQPLNKTVIFYACNKGYKPFNGEWWSSVTCVKGSWSDVPLCIRKEECGAFPSVQNGKLKLKDQETAEIDCDPGFISSTPSIKCNNGTWETPTCNEGVRCGIPPYVDNSVIISKPEVVYIHGSSVTYTCRSPFVMIGKSTVFCSNGKWEETPTCEARCLRPLENYMSLANDKDTYQDKEILNYQCLKPYDKIPEGEWICDNGKWTGDFVCTSDICPPPPYIENGSHFSRNPDDKMPTEVYYECQAYYVLSERKQYYRCENGRWRTPPKCLKPCQITQDILEAHNMRPDQQTGYIKHGDYVDYYCQHRLIVRTGHYKKATCSDGKLEIESCE